A portion of the Eulemur rufifrons isolate Redbay chromosome 30, OSU_ERuf_1, whole genome shotgun sequence genome contains these proteins:
- the LOC138378994 gene encoding LOW QUALITY PROTEIN: UPF0235 protein C15orf40 homolog (The sequence of the model RefSeq protein was modified relative to this genomic sequence to represent the inferred CDS: deleted 1 base in 1 codon) — protein sequence MLRFGCRLRQLGAAPGTRVSVQLPSGAEMPKKAGVTNKPVGKSQSKEPERPLPPLAPVAVDRKGCVTITIHAKPGSKQNAVTDLTADTVNVAIAAPPLEGEANAKLCWYLSKVLELRKSDVVLDKGGESCEKVVKLLASTTPEEILEKLKKEAKKK from the exons ATGTTGCGGTTCGGCTGCCGGCTGAGGCAGCTTGGGGCAGCACCAGGCACTCGGGTCTCTGTTCAGCTCCCTTCTGGTGCCGAGATGCCTAAGAAAGCTGGCGTGACGAACAAG CCAGTGGGTAAAAGCCAGAGTAAGGAACCAGAGAGACCACTTCCTCCCTTAGCTCCTGTGGCTGTTGATCGTAAAGGTTGTGTAACCATAACTATCCATGCCAAACCTGGCTCCAAACAAAATGCTGTAACAGATTTGACAGCAGACACCGTAAATGTAGCTATTGCAGCACCTCCATTAGAGGGAGAAGCTAATGCTAAGCTCTGTTGGTATCTTTCCAAGGTCTTAGAACTCAGGAAGAGTGATGTGGTTTTGGATAAGGGGGGTGAATCTTGTGAAAAGGTGGTGAAACTTTTGGCCTCCACAACTCCAGAAGAGATCTTGGAGAAGTTAAAAAAGGaagccaaaaagaaataa